The Streptomyces sp. NBC_01689 genome includes a window with the following:
- a CDS encoding ABC transporter ATP-binding protein, which yields MTRAISLHQVSKSYARGARVVERLSLDIRPGEFLVLLGPSGCGKSTVLRMIAGLEDPSEGEVRLDGEFANDLPPAERDMAMVFQNFALYPSMTSRDNIGFPLRIEAPGEDPRPRVDATARMLGIEDLLDRFPNQLSGGERQRVAMGRAIARHPSAFLMDEPLSNLDAKLRNHLRAEIASLTRELGVTTVYVTHDQAEALSLGDRVAVLRGGVLQQLGSPRTVYALPANVFVAAFIGTPRINLLRGLVRAPLDGAMTVSLGRQYLRLPEPLCLDHQLLRVQQGREVIVGLRSEGVRIARPSEARPGEVPISGLVEHVEFQGHEVLVHFNTGSRPAFVPELEAPRPARPVRRRRRAGTVLGRLRERAAGLRAGPVGVLEHPEDAEPPRADGTPPDGRLPGDLVVRTTPDFELRHGLQVPLLVDLAHLFVFDQHGERICPAPARLPDLDE from the coding sequence GGTGGAACGGCTCTCGCTCGACATCCGGCCCGGAGAGTTCCTGGTCCTGCTCGGACCCTCCGGCTGCGGGAAGTCGACCGTGCTGAGGATGATCGCCGGGCTGGAGGACCCGAGCGAGGGCGAGGTGCGCCTCGACGGCGAGTTCGCCAATGATCTGCCGCCCGCCGAACGGGACATGGCGATGGTCTTCCAGAACTTCGCCCTCTATCCGAGCATGACCAGCCGCGACAACATCGGCTTCCCGCTGCGCATCGAGGCCCCCGGTGAGGACCCGCGCCCCCGCGTCGACGCCACCGCCCGGATGCTCGGCATCGAGGACCTCCTCGACCGCTTCCCCAACCAGCTGTCGGGCGGCGAACGCCAGCGCGTCGCGATGGGCCGCGCCATCGCCCGGCACCCGTCCGCCTTCCTGATGGACGAGCCGCTGTCCAACCTCGACGCCAAGCTCCGCAACCACCTGCGGGCCGAGATCGCCTCCCTCACCCGCGAACTGGGCGTCACCACGGTGTACGTCACCCACGACCAGGCCGAGGCGCTCTCGCTCGGTGACCGGGTCGCCGTCCTGCGCGGCGGCGTGCTCCAGCAACTGGGCTCGCCCCGCACGGTCTACGCGCTGCCCGCGAACGTCTTCGTCGCCGCCTTCATCGGCACGCCCCGCATCAATCTGCTGCGGGGCCTCGTCCGGGCCCCGCTCGACGGCGCCATGACCGTCAGTCTCGGCCGGCAGTACCTCCGGCTGCCCGAACCCCTCTGTCTCGACCATCAGTTGCTCCGGGTGCAGCAGGGCAGGGAGGTCATCGTCGGCCTGCGTTCCGAGGGGGTCCGCATCGCCAGACCGTCGGAGGCGAGGCCCGGTGAGGTGCCGATCAGCGGCCTGGTCGAACACGTGGAGTTCCAGGGGCACGAGGTGCTCGTCCACTTCAACACCGGCTCGCGGCCCGCCTTCGTGCCGGAGCTGGAGGCGCCGCGTCCGGCCCGTCCGGTGCGCCGCCGGCGCCGTGCGGGCACCGTCCTCGGCAGGCTCCGGGAGCGGGCGGCGGGACTGCGGGCCGGACCCGTGGGCGTCCTGGAGCACCCGGAGGACGCGGAGCCCCCGCGCGCGGACGGCACCCCGCCGGACGGGCGCCTGCCCGGCGACCTGGTCGTCCGCACCACCCCCGACTTCGAACTCCGGCACGGCCTGCAGGTCCCCCTCCTCGTCGACCTCGCCCACCTGTTCGTCTTCGACCAGCACGGCGAACGCATCTGCCCCGCCCCGGCGCGGCTGCCGGACCTGGACGAGTGA